The following is a genomic window from Neurospora crassa OR74A linkage group III, whole genome shotgun sequence.
TCTGTTTAAACTCTCGTTTTGGTTCAGCTCCTTTTCCTGTCTTCGCTCAACGCGCCCAAAAACCGCTCAAAAGCAGCCTCACTAAAGTGCCTGTCTGTCTCGCCATGTTCTCGCCGTCCTATCAAAACAGATAGGCCCACGCATTGTCCTTCATCTCgcaacaagaaaaaagagatgaTATGGACAAAAGAAAGGGACataaaagaaaggaaaaaacaCACCGCTGTCAAAAAACCCCGAGTCCTTGAAAATGACAAAACGATAAACACAACCCACGGATCGCTTGTCGCGCGGTATCTCGTCAAGTAATGGCTGTACAAGAATGTACACGAAACCTAAGCCGAGGAGAGCCAGAGTACCAGAAAAACCACATAACCAAACCAAAAACGCCGTCATTACCTCATTAGATGTCTCTTGAAAATTCCATCACTGTCATCCTTGTGGCCTCCCAACAATCCCAGTTCCATCCCCCATTCCCCATGACCCATTTCGACCACAAGCCCCTTTCCTAAGCCTGTCCGACCTCCCAGATTGTTTCCCAGTGTCGACTCGTATTTGTCCTGTCCACCATCGAATCTTATTGAAACGTTATGAAAGTTGCTCCCGTAATGATGAACTTGGATGTGAACGCTCATGAAAGCATGTATGCCGGAACAGTATTTGCCGTGACAAATACGAAAATGTAGCAAACGGGTGTCTGATGCCATCATTGTCAACAGTTTATTCCATGGCCGCAACGGACTTCTCAGCGCGCGCGCGCATGTGATCCGCATGGGTTTCGAGACAAGAGGATATCAAACGGGTTACTAAGAGTTGATTAGCGTTTGCTTTCTCAATTACGTCTGGCGGGAAATGAAACTTACCCGGCCACACAGCGCCCTTGTCAATGAGATACGCCGTGATCCGCAGTATCTTGGCTGCATAACCCATATGTTCATCCCGCTGACCATTGTTGACATTGTTGAGACCATCGCCATTGGGACCATGAGACGTCTGGTCCGCATTCATCTTGAGCTCCGCCCGCTGGATTATCTCTTGAATCTTACCCAACAGCTTGATGTCATCGTCCTCCAGGAGAACCACCGCGGGCACTTCCTTTAGGTCGACATCGTCCCGACCAAGAATCCCCAGGTATCGCCCAACGCGGTCTTGCAGCGTGGCAACCCACTCAGCCAGAACCTGTGCGCAATCAAACGTGCAGATGGCTGACTGCACAGGCAGCTCGCGAGCGGTCGCATCGGCAAACGTTACATTGAACTTGTCCGCATTGAGCAACGAATCAGCCGCAATGAAACCTGCCTTTCGGAGATGGCGTTCTCTCCGTGGATCGGACCTGTTGTTCGTAATAGCAAGTGGCGACTGGCCGAGGTTGAGATTGGAAAAGGCTTCAGGCCTGGCGGTATTCGCGTCTTCTGGTGCAAGATTGATAGCGATTGGGGTCTGCTCTGCATGTTGGACTATCTCAGAGCCGCGAGCCAGCTCCTCTGCCATGCCATCCCAATCCCGCTGCCAAAACTTCTCCTTGACGCGAGAAAAGTTAACGTAGAGACGGACGTAGGCAAGATCAAGCAACGGAATGGCATCAGCGGCCAGCGGCCCCTTACCAAACGGATTTGGACGTTCTGGGCTATGGTGGGGATTGCTCTCCCATACGGCTTTCCACGCGCGAAGAGCTGGCTCAATGTGTCGATGCATCTTTTCAGTCTCTTCATTCGTCCAAACCTTGTTGTGGTGGCGTTGGCGAGTTTCCCAAATGTAGTTGTGCAGGGCATTGATAAGAATAAGACAACCAAACGTGCTTGGCTTCGGAAGGTTAGTGGTGGAAAAATCGTTGCCGTCCGCCAACCTTGAAGCCACTTTCTGTCTCTGGAGGAGTGCCCCCAGGGCCTCGTGAAACGTCATCCGGTTATGGTTTGCGGCCGCGACGCCACCCTGAGCATGGAAGATTTGACTAGAATCCGCAGCAAAGAACTCTTCATCACATGGGAGGTCGAGGAAGATTTCGGAGTTGGTTAAGGCTGGCGTGTGGTTATAAGCGGATACCACGAGGCTAGAAAGAATAAACACGGTATAGAGCGTccgcttcctctcctccatgGACTTCCAGCGGAGCCATTCCACCTCTGCCGCATTCCAGCTTACATCCATATCCATCGTATCGACATCGACGCTGGGCTCGATCCTGATCGGGTTCAGCAGCTCAGCTCCTTGGGCCAGACTTACCAGCGCGGCAGCGTGGGTTGACGCAATTTCGCCGGAACGCTTGTCGCCGCAATTGTGGCCATAAATGACGTTGAGGAGCATGGCTTGAACAAGCCAGACGGGCGTCTCTACCGGGTTTTCCTGCTGCTGTAACGTATGGTCCGACATGGACGGTCGTCGGAAATCTGCCTTCCTAACGTttgcttttcttctctcATCAAGGTATAATTGGATCATCTTTTTCGCCATACCGAACAAATCCATCGATATCTGCTGCTCCATTTCGTAGAGGGCGCCGATCGCCGCCATTGAAAGGAGAAGGCAGCCGCTTCCGCCAATACCGTTATCCTGTCCGTTAACCGGGAGCGTGGGAACGTCGAACGAGAGTGTCGGTATGTGGAGGAACGGCAGATGTGGGTGGAAATATCGCAAATAAGCACTGACGTATCGTTGGAGGTCGTGGGTGTTCGGGAGGGTGTTGGGGAGCTCGGTGCTGGTGGTTGTCGTCGGCGATTGTGTCGACAACGGGGAGCTGCTGGTTGTCGCGTACGAGTATCTTCGAGCTCCGAACTGGGAAGCCTGGGAGGCCGTCAGGGCACCTAGGATGGCATGTCTTGTTGAATCAGTGATTGTCGAGACGGGTAAGGTGCCATGAGTACTACCATTCATGGACGACGGCGTCTCCGGGCCGGCACCGAAATTGTTCAGTGCATTGTTCATGTTTTGACCATTGAGGCCCGAGAATATGTTGGGACTTAGCGAGTTCATTGAGGACGGTGGTGTCGAAAAGTAGGCATCGCCAATATGCTTGCTGGATGGAGCGGGCTGCGGCGAAAGGGGGACCCCGGTCAAGAGATCGGGGAATACGGTGTTGCCCATGTCGCCGAGAGAAAACGAGTTGGGTATTTGCGGGGGCCCCATTATACTGCCCTGCCAGATCGAGCTCGTCTCCACAGCGGGAGCGCGGTGATTCGATCCATCCACCATTACGTCGCTGATGCCGCTCTGGCTGGCAGTGCTAATGGCCGAAGGCGAGGATCGGTCAATGACATGGTCGTGAAGATCGTTGTTGAAGGACATTTGCTGGTCAAAACCTTGTAGCCAGTCAAAGTTATCATCCAGATGCTGGCCGCCTGTCATATCGGGAAGCCCGTGTGGAAAGGGAGACAAGGGGTCTACGCCCATCAGGTTCGGCGAATCACTGTAATGAAGTGCATTGGGATTGATGGTCGAGGCCGGGCTAAACAGCATCGAGGGGTCCCCGAAGTCGAACTCTGGGTTGAAGGGCATAATGGGAGCTGTCCTCAAGCCCGTAGAGAAGTCCATGCCGTTCATGGTATGAGTCTCCAGTTTGGGGAGTCCGTGAGGAACGCCGCGCTGCACCATGGCGTTGGCCATCCCGGTATAAGCGTGATGATCAAAGTTGTGGTGAGGGAAGCCAGCCAAGCTGGGATGTCGGCTGTGTTGTGATGGCATAGCCCTGGCCGCCTGAGCATTGGCCGCAGCGATCAACTGCATTGTCGTAGTGTCGACGTGACTAATGGTGTTTGCTCGAGGCCGCATGGCAGCAGTGACTGCTGCTTGGGCGGCAGCATTGGGGCCAGGGCCAGCGACGCTATTCTTGCGGACCCGGTTGTTACCACCGGCCATAGGCGCGCTCGTGCTCTCGCGGCGATTGCGAGGACGCGACGATGGGGTGGTACTCTGATGTAGCTTCTGCTGGTGCCGCAACAACAGATCTCTGCGGGCAAAGCATCTCGCGCAATCTGGGCACTCGAAGGGCTTTTCTTTGGTGTGGGATCGCTCATGGCGCTTGAGGTGTTCCAGACGGGCAAAGGACCGCTGGCATGTTCCGCAGACGTGAGGACGGGGTTTGTCTGTCTTGGGTGGAGGGAAGTTGTTGGCAGGAGCAGCGGGGACTTGGGTATTCACTGTAATGGTAGCGGCTTTCAAAGTCAGCCATTCATGGTCAGCCAAGCAGCTCAAGGTCCAAGAGGAATGGGAAGACCACGCGACGATTGATGGTCATTGACAGGGCTCAAGAAAAGCATGGAAGTAGGCAGCAATGGATAAGGCGATCCCGCGGAGGGGTGGTAAGCAAAGTAGTAAAGCAGCAAAGCAGCAGAGGGGCATGTGTTGGGCATACCAGGCTCATCACCAGCAACGGGAGGTTTCCCACTGGTCGGCGATGGGGATGCCGACGTTGTCGAGTTGTTGGACATGTTGGTGTCGACCTCGAGCTTGCCGGCGGGGTCGCTCGAGAGGGGCATTGTGTGCggtaaagaggaagaaggggaacgGGCAATACAGGGTCAATTGAAAGCTTGTTGGTAGTATGATGGATCAAACAAGCTTTGTGCGGGTGGCACGGAGAGAATCGAGGCGACAAATGCTTGTTTGGGTTGTTGTCAAAGGGAAGAGCAGCGAAGCTCAGTCGGCTGTAGAAGAGGGCTGGGGGACGCTGTTTTGGTTCAGGTACCGCCCGACAGATACAGCAGCGTATTAGCCGATGACAGGCGAGATCGATGGGTACCTAATCGTCTGGTGTTTGGATATCGTACGGCAGAATATCTCGTCTGATTAAAGTGGGCAGTTATTTGGGAGATCTGACCGCGGGCTGTAGctttgacgacgatgatgggaGTTGCTAGTAGTAGAGATGGTTGTGGTGGGGATTGATTGAGGTGGGCGTCttaatggtggtggtggtggtggtggtggtggcggcggcggtggtagcGGTGGTCCGAGAGAATAACAGTACAGCGCCCCGAATCAGCGGCAGCATGCTAGGGATTGCGAcgacgtcaacaacaacaataacaacaacaaaaacagacAGATGGCAATTCGGCTGGCGTCAACTCAAAATTCCGTCTCGACTAGATAtctaggtacttacctagtCTGTTAGTTCAGTTGTTTCACCGTAGCTCGATATTATTTTTGGTGTTGTTCGAACCTGATGATTGTTAGGCGAAATTCTGTTGATCGGCTGTTTCGAAGCCAGACCCGACCGGAACTGTGACTCGagtggaaggaaagagacgGGACGTGGACGGCGTGGTGAGGGCGGCGTGGAAGGGGCAGAAAGCAAAAGGCCAAAATGCTGGGCCGGGGGGGCAAAAGTGGACGCCTGGAGGGGGACGGACAAAACAGTTCACAGTTCACTGCACTGTGCACCTACggtacttacctctactgagtgaagaagaagtgaaagtgagtgctgctgctgagtaCTGTGACCGTGTCCCACTGTGAACGACCTCGAGAATCCGTCTCCATCGGCTCGGCTGGCattgacttccacttggttTGGAAGCTGTGATGACTGGATGAATGAAATGCCGTGATATGACAGGTCATTGGAGACCCTTCATCCAGCCAGGTTAGGTACTGGCTTCCATGTTCCTGTCCCGTCGTATGTAATAGGGTagcaggtaggtactatGCGGTGGTAATCACTGTGTGTAGAGGAATGGTGCGGGAGGAACTGGGTGAAGGAACATCGAGGCTCTAACTACTAGTAGCTCTAACGAGGTGTGTCACTGTGTGGAGAATCCTCGATGGTGATTGGAGCtgagtacctaggtacagtagaaacccccccttttgcAACTAATGCGGGCAGCCCAGAATTTTTgcaaaagggggggttttGCAACTGGGGGTTACCCCATGTCAAAAGTACTAAAATCCCATATATTTTTACTCTTTTCTACATTACAACATCCCCTCAATCGTAACTTAAATCTTCCTATTATTTCGCTATCCTTCTATTCACTATTTTAACCGCCTTAGCTATTAAACTTCCTCGAACTTAAAGCAATCCTTTTTAAACGcttagtttaatatattattaaaacgctacactacctctttatttaaaagtataactaCTAGTTTATATAAGCGGTtatcctcggcctcctctaTAGTCTTACCTTAGTTATTTTCTACCTTCCAATCCCTAATAATACTCTTAAGTACCTCCTCCGCTATCTTTAACTCTACGGGTACCTCATTCTCGTCTTTAAGATTCAAAAAATTGAAGAAACTTATCCGTTCTCGTATAGGGACATAATCATTAACTTACTCAAAAAGGACATTCACATCTAACGGCAACTACTCAATAACTctaaatacctaaatattaatacttaagaTAATAGACTTAATTTAACAGTTCAAAATAGTTTCAAATTTAACTTCAAAGTACCAGATTTATAAAGTGAATTTCAATACCTATTTAAAGTTCATTTCAATAATATActccttaataatagaagtattaataaattaattatatatccaatataaaaagtaataataatagtaaacttTAAAACTATTCATTACCCtctaatctattaattaatataagaatatactatttaaaggaagaaatttaataataatattaaggggTAGAGGGGAAAGTTTAATGCtaaacttatatatagagaaatTATCGAATGACAAAAAAGCCCTTTCTCTAGgctttttatagttaatataaatataaaagtatcggagctattcttatataattttccttattatttaggcgGCGTTATTATTTCTCTAAACAATTTgtatagtattctaattaaaccCTCTTAACGTATACGGCTCCCTAAATCtcttaattacctatatattaaaaaagtcATCACTAATATCATTTATTGtaaaagtaagtaatatCCGTAATTTATCTTTCTTAGTACTAAAGTGTAATTTAGAAGTAAAGCTATACGAAGTAATTGATACGGGAGTATCGCATGTATGATTAGATCAATTGACTAGAGTAGACTGGGCATAGCTGTAAGCCATGCCCACCCCCGATGGAGGCACTGGTATGCCCAGGCACGTGCCTTAGCACGTACCCGGCTACCCGGTCGCTGGACCTGCAGGCTAGCTATAGAccagcgataagataagggaattcctataaagggattccCGTGCGGGCCGGCCTCCAGCCaggcctttcttcctctatcatcttcttctttaatattataatatacaccaatattataatatttaaaaatacctatattaccctattaaatagtaattataattaaatattcaataactattataaacaATATACTCCTCGCACCCtctagtaaatttactaactCCCTTTATTGCGAAACTTGCTAATCCGATCGAACgatcttctattatataggaCGTCGATCCTACAATTATATCCCccaactttaataatttgcTTATTACGAAATAGCAATCGTAGTCGCTTCTATACTACATTATTACGCTCGTATCGACTTGCATCGAACGAGTGTATAAAAACCTTTATACTACCCTAATCCGAGCTTCTTAAGATCCTCGACGCGAAGGGTAACCCCGCGATTCTACTCGttgtaaaataattattattccctctttctcctcccttcTAGAATTATCGGCCGCTTATTTAAAGTACCCTTAGTAATAGCCTCCTATTTATTTCCCTCACTTTTACCCTaatctctatatttaaatacatttataattgtaggaAGACggacttatattaattttcatCGCCTAgcaattatttactattattatagccggTGAagaccctcctccccccgaCCCCGTAATAATACATCGCTTGCCTCGCAAAATCTCAATTCCCCCAATATATAacaagaattat
Proteins encoded in this region:
- a CDS encoding C2H2 transcription factor; translation: MPLSSDPAGKLEVDTNMSNNSTTSASPSPTSGKPPVAGDEPVNTQVPAAPANNFPPPKTDKPRPHVCGTCQRSFARLEHLKRHERSHTKEKPFECPDCARCFARRDLLLRHQQKLHQSTTPSSRPRNRRESTSAPMAGGNNRVRKNSVAGPGPNAAAQAAVTAAMRPRANTISHVDTTTMQLIAAANAQAARAMPSQHSRHPSLAGFPHHNFDHHAYTGMANAMVQRGVPHGLPKLETHTMNGMDFSTGLRTAPIMPFNPEFDFGDPSMLFSPASTINPNALHYSDSPNLMGVDPLSPFPHGLPDMTGGQHLDDNFDWLQGFDQQMSFNNDLHDHVIDRSSPSAISTASQSGISDVMVDGSNHRAPAVETSSIWQGSIMGPPQIPNSFSLGDMGNTVFPDLLTGVPLSPQPAPSSKHIGDAYFSTPPSSMNSLSPNIFSGLNGQNMNNALNNFGAGPETPSSMNGSTHGTLPVSTITDSTRHAILGALTASQASQFGARRYSYATTSSSPLSTQSPTTTTSTELPNTLPNTHDLQRYVSAYLRYFHPHLPFLHIPTLSFDVPTLPVNGQDNGIGGSGCLLLSMAAIGALYEMEQQISMDLFGMAKKMIQLYLDERRKANVRKADFRRPSMSDHTLQQQENPVETPVWLVQAMLLNVIYGHNCGDKRSGEIASTHAAALVSLAQGAELLNPIRIEPSVDVDTMDMDVSWNAAEVEWLRWKSMEERKRTLYTVFILSSLVVSAYNHTPALTNSEIFLDLPCDEEFFAADSSQIFHAQGGVAAANHNRMTFHEALGALLQRQKVASRLADGNDFSTTNLPKPSTFGCLILINALHNYIWETRQRHHNKVWTNEETEKMHRHIEPALRAWKAVWESNPHHSPERPNPFGKGPLAADAIPLLDLAYVRLYVNFSRVKEKFWQRDWDGMAEELARGSEIVQHAEQTPIAINLAPEDANTARPEAFSNLNLGQSPLAITNNRSDPRRERHLRKAGFIAADSLLNADKFNVTFADATARELPVQSAICTFDCAQVLAEWVATLQDRVGRYLGILGRDDVDLKEVPAVVLLEDDDIKLLGKIQEIIQRAELKMNADQTSHGPNGDGLNNVNNGQRDEHMGYAAKILRITAYLIDKGAVWPVTRLISSCLETHADHMRARAEKSVAAME